The nucleotide sequence AGTCTGCGCCGGCGTCTCGCCGGCCTCATCCGCGGAAATCGGACCGTCCATGCCTGTCTTTTGCCCCGTTTACGGCCTCTTAGCAAAGGCTGGGCGCGGGCTCTATCGCCGTTCGGGGTTAGGATGAACGGCGGCCTGCGGCGCCATGGTATCTGGCGGTGGGCAACAATGGCAGGCGGGGCAGATGGCACGGTTCTTCTTCACCCGGCGCGGCGGCATCGAGGACGACCAGCGCGACCGCGTTCGCCGCCTCGCCGAGTTGACGCGGGCGCACCTCGCTTTGCCGGAGGCGGCGACGGTGTCGGTCACCGAGCTTGCCTGCGGCGATCCCGGCTGCGCCGGCGGGGCGGAGACGGTGATTTTGGTGATGCGGCCGGGCCGGCGCACCGCGGCGGCCAAAATTCTCAAGGCGGTCGCCCATGTCGAGGACGCCGACCTCTACGGCGCGCTCGAAGGGCTGGTCGAGGCGCCGGCCGGGCCGTTCGGGGGGGATTGAGCCGGCTTGCCGGGGCCGGCGCGATCGGGACATCATGGCCGGCATATCCGCAACCAGCCGAACGGGGGATGGGGTGTCGAAAAAGCCGGCGGTGCTGTTCGTTTGTCTTGGCAATATCTGCCGTTCGCCGCTGGCGGAGGCGGCGTTCCGGCGCGAGATCGGGCGCCTCGACCTCGACGTCGAGGTCGATTCGGCCGGCACCGGCAACTGGCACGTCGGCGAGCCGCCTGACAGCCGGGCTCAGGCGGTGGCGCGGAAATACGGCATCGACATCAGCACCTACCGTGCCCGCCAGGTGAAGCCGGACGATTTCCGCCGCTTCTCCCACATCGTCGCGCTCGACCGCGACAACCTCGCCACGCTTCAGCGCATGCGTCCCAACGACGCCGCGGCCGAGCTCAGCTTGCTGCTCGACCATGTGCCGGGGCGCCACGGCCAGCCGGTGGCCGACCCCTATTTCGGCGGCGACGACGGCTTCGCCATCACCTGGGCCGACGTCACCACCGGCGCCGAGGCGTTGGCGAAACGCCTCGTGGCCAGCGGATGACCGCGCTCGCGGGCGCGGGCGCGGCGCTGCTCGGCGGCCGGCTGGTCCGGGCCGAGCCGCTGTCCGGCGGGGACCTGTCGCAGATCGTCCGCATCACGCTTGCGGATGGCCGCGTCGCCATCGTCAAGAACGGCCCGGCGCCGAGGACCGAGGCGGCGATGCTGGCTGCCATCGGTGCCGCCGGCGCGCCGGCGCCAATGGTGCTGGCGGCGAGCGACGACGCGCTGGTGATCGAGGCGCTGCCGGCCGGCGGCTCCCTGCGCAACGCCTGGGGCAGCCTCGGTGCGGCGCTCGCCGGGCTGCATCGCTGCGTTGGTCCGCGCTACGGATGGGACGCCGATTTTGCGTTCGGCCGCGTCGCCATCGAAAACACCTGGACCGACGACTGGCCGACATTCTGGGCCGAGCGGCGGCTGCTCACCAGCCTGTCGCAGGTGCCGGCGGCACTGGCGCGCCGGCTCGAAGCGCTCGCCGCCGATCTGCCGAACCGTCTGCCCCGCCATCCGCCGCCTTCGCTGCTGCACGGCGATCTGTGGGGCGGCAACGTGCTGGTCGAGGACGCCCGCGTCAGCGGGCTGATCGACCCGGCCTGCTATTTCGGCCACGCCGAGGTCGATCTTGCCATGCTGACGCTGTTCGACCGGCCGGGCCCGGCGTTTTATCATGCCTACGGCGTGCTGGAGCCCGGCGCCGACGACCGGCTCGTCATCTACCGGCTGTGGCCGGCGCTGGTCCATCTTCGCCTGTTCGGCGGCGGCTACCGCGGCATGGTTGAGGGCTTTTTGGCCGCGGCGAGGGCGTGATTCGGTTGCCGGATGAGCGGACAGAGCGGCTGCACGCCGCGCTTCACTCCCTCGGCATCGCGCCGAGCCGGCGCATCAGCCTGATCCAGCCCGGCGGCCGCGGCTGTTCGGTAAAGCCAGGCAGGCGCAGGCCGGCCAGGGCAACGCGGCCGTCGAGGTCGACCCGGCGCGCGATCAGTACCGCCGCGCCGAGGCTGATGCGGTCGCCGGGGCGGGCGCGGTCGGCGAAGCGATCGGCGAAGGCGTCGGCCACGGTGGCGACGGGCTCGCCATCGACCTCAAGCCCGTAGAGCGCGGCGATCTCGGCAAGCGGGGCGTCGCCGATCAGGGGCAGTTCTGCGAAGGCGATCTGGGCGGTGGTGGGGTCCTCGACGTTGGCGGCGAACAGCGCATCGAGCCGGTTGACGCGGGCGGGCGCCACCAGAACGTAGACGTAGTCGCCGCTGCGGACGTCGCCGGCGTCGCGCGGATTGAGCACGTTGCCGTTGCGCACCACCAGCGCCGCCTGCGCCCATGGCGGAATTCGGCCGCCGCGCGCCAGCGGACTTTCGGGCTCGACCGGATAGCCGACCAATTCACGCCCGGTATCTCCGGGCATGTCGATCTCCATCCGCTGCACCGGCCGCGAGGTGGCGGGGGTGGCGACGCCGCTCCAGCGGCCGGCGAGGTTCACCGTCCAGCCCTGCACCAGCAGCGACACCAGCACCGCCACGAAGGCGTAATTGAAATAGTCCTCCGCGCCCGGCAGGCCGGCCAGGGTCGGGATGGCGGCGAGGAAGATCGACACCGCGCCGCGCAGGCCGACCCAGCCGATGAACGCGGTTTCGCGCCAGGGCATGCGGAACGGCAGCAGGCACAGCCACACCGCCAGCGGCCGGCCCACCAGCATCAGGAACACCGCGATGGCGGCGGCCGGCAGCCCGTCATGGACGAGGTCCGATGGTGTCACCAACAGGCCCAGCATCAAGAACATGACGATTTGGCACAGCCAGGTCGCCGCGCCCTGGAAGCTCTCGATGGCGGGGTAGGCCTTGACCGGCCGGTTGCCGACCACCAGGCCGGCGAGGTAGGCGGCGAGCAGGCCGGAGCCGCCGCTGACCGAGGCGAAGCCGAAAATGGCGACCGCGGCGGTGGCGACGAACGGCGAGTGCAGGCCAGGCGGCAGGTCGAGCCGGTTCAGCGCCCGCACCACCAGGAGGCCGCCGCCGACGCCGACGACGGCGCCGATGGCGAAATCGACCACCACCTCGACCATCACCGTCGCCGCGGTCGTCTCGCCGGCGAGCGCCAGCCGGGTCAGCAAAATGACCAAGAACACCGCGATCGGATCGTTGGTGCCGGACTCGATCTCGACGGTGGCGCCGACCCGCGGGCTCAAGGTCAGGCCGGAGGTGCGCAGCAGAAACATCACCGCGGCGGCGTCGGTCGAGGCGACGATCGAGCCGACCAGGAACGCTTCGATCCAGGTGCCGCCGAGCAGGAACTTGACGAAGGCGCCGGTCAGTGCCGCGGTCAGAATCACGCCGGCGGTGGCCAGCACCAGCGCCGGCACCAGTGCCCGGCGCACCAGCCGGAGCTTGGTGCGCAGCGCGCCGTCGAACAGGATGACCGAGAGGGCGAGCGAGCCGACCAGATAGGTCGTTTCATAGTCGCCGAAGGTCAGTCCGCCCGGGCCGTCCTCGCCGGCCAGCATGCCGATCGCCAGGAACACCAGCAGCAACGGTGCGCCGAAGCGCTTGGCGACCAGGCTCGAAAGAATGCCCGCAAGCACCATGCCGGAGCCGATGAACAGGGTCCAATCGATAGCGGAGAGCTTGTCCATGGTTGTCGGCTTAAGCGCCCCTCAAGGTCCGGTGCTGCCGCAGCCGTCGGCGGGAAGCGGCACGCGGGGTTGGCCCGGCGATGGCAGCGAAGGCGAACGAGGGCCGCATAGACTGTCCTTTGGCCGCGCACCCCTCCAGGGCGTGGTCCGAATCTCACCTTAAGGCGGCGCCGCGGCGGGCGGGTGCAGAAATCCGTCTTGTCGGGGGATTTGATCGCGCCCCTTGGCGTGGTGTAGCCGGCGACGCCCGAAATGCAAAACTCCGGCCTTCAAGGGCCGGAGGTTGGCATTTCCATCGCAGGTTCGCCGCGGGCGCGGCAGCGCGTCAGGCCACCGGCCCCGGATTAGGACGCAGCGAGCGATGCCGCGCAGCGCGCACGGTTTCTGTTTAAACGCGGCGGATGGTGGTCTTGGCGAGGTCGGCCAGCGTCCCGGTCCGGCGTGGCGGCGGCGTCTCGCGCTTGTGGTCGCTGGTGCCGAGTTCGACCCGCTGCATCGGGGCGGGTGCCGCCTCGACCGGCTCGCGCGCCGGCCGCCGGTCGGCCGGGCCGAGCACGTCGGCGCGCACCGGCTTGGGCGGGGCGAACAGGTTGCCCTGGCCGAACTTGACGTCGTAGTCGAGCAGGTCGACCACTTGGCCTTCGGTGTCGATGGCCTCGCCAACCAGGTCGATGCCATGCCGGCTGAGCAGGTCGGCCAGATCGGCCGGGTGGATTTCGGCGCCGATGTCGCGCGTACGGTCGAGCAGCCCGATCGCCGGCACCTTGACGAACTTGACGCCGCGCTCAGCGAGGTCGCGGGCGTCGAAGCGCAGGTCGCGGATGCGGTGAAGCGCCAGCTTGAAGCCGCGCTCGACCACGCCAGCCATTGCCTCCGCCTCGACCGGCCCGATCATGCGCATCTGCTCCTGGGCGATTTGCAGCACCAGGGTGGGGGCGAAGGCGCGGTTGGTTTCGAGGAACTCGGTGTAACGCCCCATCGCCTCGCTATCGACGAGGGTGTCGGCGGAGAGGTCGAGGAACAGGCCGATCTCGCGGTTGCGGGTGGCCAGCCGGCGGATCACCTGCACGCTGCGCAGCAGCACCTGGAGGTCGATCTCCGCCTGCAGGCGGCCGCTGCGGGCGATTTCGGCATAGTCGTCGGGCTGCAGCAGCGAGCCGTCGTCGGCACGGAGCCGCGGCGTCGCTTCGTAGTAACGTACTTTGCGCTGCGGCAGCGTGACGATCGGCTGCAGGAAGATCTCGACCCGCCCGCCCTTCACCGCACGCTGCACCAGCGCCAGAGCGTCGGGCTCGGCGAGCCCCGCCAGCACGCCATGGCGCACCACCGGGGAGGTCGCCGCCGACGCGGCTGTCTCGGCAGCGGGGCCGGTCGACGCCGTCGCTGCGGCCGAGGCTGCCGGCGCCATGATCACCTGCGGGCGCGCGGCGAGGTTCTGCATCTCCTGGCCGTGCAGTGCCAGGGTCTGTTCGTGCACGGCGGCGGCCTCGGCGATGTCCTTGATCAGGCCGGTCAGCACTGCCAATTCCTTGGCGAGCGGATGCACGGTCTTCTCCGCCGCTTCGGTCGCAGCCGCCTCAATGGAGGATTCGCGGCGCTCGACCGCCTGCAAGCGGTGGGAGAGGTCCGACACCCGGCGCGAGATGTCGGCCAAGGCGCGGGCGACGTCGGTCACCGTCGACGACAGATCGCCGATCTGGCGTCCGAGGTCGGCGCGGTCGGCGGTGCGCAGAGCAGAAAACTGCCACCACGCCAGCGCCAACAGCAAGGTCAGCGAAACGAGACCGGAAATGGCGGCCGGAATGCCGGCGACGAGAAACAGCAACGCGCCGAGCGATCCCGACGCAATTACCATGCAAAAGGCTATAAACAACGTACCAATGCGTTGCATGGCTCGCAGTCCTGTGGGCCGAAACACGGCAAAATATGAGCGATTCGTCGTTCAGGGGCGACTGCCCCGACGACGGAGATGGATCGGGTCTCGCACCCGGCGACGAGAATCAAGTGCCGCAAGCCCCACCGTGAGCAACACAAGGAAACACGCCAAAATGCAAGAAAAACACGCAAGAAACTGACCTCACGAAATAGGGCATTACGCAACGTTTCTTGTTGGCGCACATCTGTCAAGGGCCTGATCAGCGGGGCAGGGCGTCGGCAAAAAGTCTGAGATGCACCGCCGTGCCGGCTTCAGATACCGCTGCAGGGTCGTCCCCAATGGCAATAGGACGGTTGTCGTGACGACACTGTTGTTACAATGTTCGCATTATCCACAGCCTAGTGGCAGACGGTGGGCTGCTTATTTGCGAAACAACACCGCGCGCGCCGGCAAGGGCGCCTCGAACCATCGGCGCAGGATCGATTGGGAGCACATCGAATGGTGACGCTGACCGTGACCGGAATGACCTGCGGCGGCTGTGCCGCGACGGTCGAGAAGCTGATCAAGCGCGAGGATGCCGCGGCGAAGGTCGCCGTCGACCTTGCCTCCGGCCGGGTCGAGGCCGACACCAGCGCGCCGGCCGAGGTCCTGATCAAGGCGATCGAGGACGCCGGGTTCGGCGCCAGCGTGGCGTAGGCCAGCCGCGGCTGTGCCGCAAAATCTGGAGATCGACCGGGCTGCCGCCGCGGCCGTGACGGATGCGCCGACGCGGGCCGTCGTGCGAATCAGCGGGCGGCGTCGTCGCCGTGGCCGTTGGCGCCCGTGCGCGGCTGGATGGCGCCGCGGTTGCTCGCCAGTTCGGCGGCGAGGCGGTGGCCGGCGAGCGCGGCCGCGTCCGGCCCCTGTTCGGCGAGCCGGGCGGCAAGATAGCCGGCGTTGAAGGCATCGTCGGCCGCGGGGTCGGCCGGGTCGCGGTGCGCTGCCGCCGGCACACGGACGGTTTCGCCGCCGCGGCGCAGCAGCACGCCGTCGGCGCCGGTCTTGAGCACGATCTCGCCGATGCCGGCCGCGGCGAAGCGCTCGAACGTCGCCTCGGGCGAGGCCTCGCCGAACAGCAGCGCCTCGTCGGCGAAGCGCAGCAGTGCGATGTCGATCCGCTTGAGCGATTCGGCATAGACGGCGCGGGCGCGGGCGATGTCGCCGCCCCAGTGCGAGGGGGCGAAATTGCCGTCGAACGCCACCTTGGCGCCGCGCTCGCGCGCCACTTCCAGGGTGGCGAGCAAGCGGCCGAGGCCGACATTGTCGAACAGCGACAGCGTGGCGCCGGACAGATAGATCAGGCTGGCCTGGGTCATCGCCTCGGCCAGCAGGCCCCAGCCTTCGACCGTGAACAGATGGCGCACCGACGCGCCGTCGCGCCAGTGCTGGACGCGGCGCTCGCCGCCCTCGTCGGTGTCGACCAGCACCAGGCCGGGCTTGCCGCCGGCGATGCGGACGGTGAGGCCGGTCGCCAGCCCCGCGGCCTCGGCGGCGGCGATGATGGCGCGCGAATAGGGATCGTCGCCGAGCGCGGTGGCGAACGCCGTGGGAACGCCGAGCCGGGCGAGATAGACCGCGGTGCTGAAGCAGTCGCCGCCGAACGACAGGCCGTAGCGGCCGTCGCCGCCGCGCGACAACTCGACCAGCACTTCTCCGATGGCGACGACGCGAGACATGGCACCCCCTCTTGCGGTTGGCGGCACAATGGCCGCCCGAAGCCCGGGTGTCCATGTCGGACGAGTTCCGCTAGACCAACCTCGCGGTCCGCCGCCCCGGTCGCGAGGCGGGATCGCCAAGCGACGTTACGAGACCTCAGTCAGGAGACCGCCATGGGCGATGCCGCTTTCGCCGTGTCCGCCGATCTTTCAGGGTGGGAGCGCCGGCCGCTGCCGGACGGCCGCTCGCTGGCCGGTCGCCTCGTGCGGCTGGAAAAACTGGACGGTGGCCGTCATGGCGCCGACCTTGCCGCCACCACGGCGGCGCCGGCCTCGCTCTATGACTATCTGTTCGAGCCGCCGCCGGTGCTGCCGGCCGAGGTGATCGGCTGGGCGTCGGAGGCGGCGGCAAGCCTCGATCCATTCTTCTATGCCATCGTCGATCAGGCCTTGGGCCGCGCGGTGGGGCGCCTTGCCTTGATGCGCATCGACGCCAAGCACGGGGTGATCGAGGTCGGCAGTGTCCTGTTCGGGCCGCTGCTGCAGCGGACCGCCGGCGCCACCGAGGCGATCGCGCTCCTCGCCGGCCACGTGTTCGACGATCTTGGCTACCGCCGCCTGGAGTGGAAGTGCAACGACCGCAACACGCCGTCCAAGCGCGCCGCCGTGCGGTT is from Blastochloris viridis and encodes:
- a CDS encoding low molecular weight protein-tyrosine-phosphatase, which translates into the protein MAGISATSRTGDGVSKKPAVLFVCLGNICRSPLAEAAFRREIGRLDLDVEVDSAGTGNWHVGEPPDSRAQAVARKYGIDISTYRARQVKPDDFRRFSHIVALDRDNLATLQRMRPNDAAAELSLLLDHVPGRHGQPVADPYFGGDDGFAITWADVTTGAEALAKRLVASG
- a CDS encoding fructosamine kinase family protein; the encoded protein is MTALAGAGAALLGGRLVRAEPLSGGDLSQIVRITLADGRVAIVKNGPAPRTEAAMLAAIGAAGAPAPMVLAASDDALVIEALPAGGSLRNAWGSLGAALAGLHRCVGPRYGWDADFAFGRVAIENTWTDDWPTFWAERRLLTSLSQVPAALARRLEALAADLPNRLPRHPPPSLLHGDLWGGNVLVEDARVSGLIDPACYFGHAEVDLAMLTLFDRPGPAFYHAYGVLEPGADDRLVIYRLWPALVHLRLFGGGYRGMVEGFLAAARA
- a CDS encoding potassium/proton antiporter, which produces MDKLSAIDWTLFIGSGMVLAGILSSLVAKRFGAPLLLVFLAIGMLAGEDGPGGLTFGDYETTYLVGSLALSVILFDGALRTKLRLVRRALVPALVLATAGVILTAALTGAFVKFLLGGTWIEAFLVGSIVASTDAAAVMFLLRTSGLTLSPRVGATVEIESGTNDPIAVFLVILLTRLALAGETTAATVMVEVVVDFAIGAVVGVGGGLLVVRALNRLDLPPGLHSPFVATAAVAIFGFASVSGGSGLLAAYLAGLVVGNRPVKAYPAIESFQGAATWLCQIVMFLMLGLLVTPSDLVHDGLPAAAIAVFLMLVGRPLAVWLCLLPFRMPWRETAFIGWVGLRGAVSIFLAAIPTLAGLPGAEDYFNYAFVAVLVSLLVQGWTVNLAGRWSGVATPATSRPVQRMEIDMPGDTGRELVGYPVEPESPLARGGRIPPWAQAALVVRNGNVLNPRDAGDVRSGDYVYVLVAPARVNRLDALFAANVEDPTTAQIAFAELPLIGDAPLAEIAALYGLEVDGEPVATVADAFADRFADRARPGDRISLGAAVLIARRVDLDGRVALAGLRLPGFTEQPRPPGWIRLMRRLGAMPRE
- a CDS encoding EAL domain-containing protein; protein product: MLFLVAGIPAAISGLVSLTLLLALAWWQFSALRTADRADLGRQIGDLSSTVTDVARALADISRRVSDLSHRLQAVERRESSIEAAATEAAEKTVHPLAKELAVLTGLIKDIAEAAAVHEQTLALHGQEMQNLAARPQVIMAPAASAAATASTGPAAETAASAATSPVVRHGVLAGLAEPDALALVQRAVKGGRVEIFLQPIVTLPQRKVRYYEATPRLRADDGSLLQPDDYAEIARSGRLQAEIDLQVLLRSVQVIRRLATRNREIGLFLDLSADTLVDSEAMGRYTEFLETNRAFAPTLVLQIAQEQMRMIGPVEAEAMAGVVERGFKLALHRIRDLRFDARDLAERGVKFVKVPAIGLLDRTRDIGAEIHPADLADLLSRHGIDLVGEAIDTEGQVVDLLDYDVKFGQGNLFAPPKPVRADVLGPADRRPAREPVEAAPAPMQRVELGTSDHKRETPPPRRTGTLADLAKTTIRRV
- a CDS encoding heavy-metal-associated domain-containing protein, which gives rise to MVTLTVTGMTCGGCAATVEKLIKREDAAAKVAVDLASGRVEADTSAPAEVLIKAIEDAGFGASVA
- a CDS encoding sugar kinase, translated to MSRVVAIGEVLVELSRGGDGRYGLSFGGDCFSTAVYLARLGVPTAFATALGDDPYSRAIIAAAEAAGLATGLTVRIAGGKPGLVLVDTDEGGERRVQHWRDGASVRHLFTVEGWGLLAEAMTQASLIYLSGATLSLFDNVGLGRLLATLEVARERGAKVAFDGNFAPSHWGGDIARARAVYAESLKRIDIALLRFADEALLFGEASPEATFERFAAAGIGEIVLKTGADGVLLRRGGETVRVPAAAHRDPADPAADDAFNAGYLAARLAEQGPDAAALAGHRLAAELASNRGAIQPRTGANGHGDDAAR
- a CDS encoding GNAT family N-acetyltransferase yields the protein MGDAAFAVSADLSGWERRPLPDGRSLAGRLVRLEKLDGGRHGADLAATTAAPASLYDYLFEPPPVLPAEVIGWASEAAASLDPFFYAIVDQALGRAVGRLALMRIDAKHGVIEVGSVLFGPLLQRTAGATEAIALLAGHVFDDLGYRRLEWKCNDRNTPSKRAAVRFGFQYEGLFRQHMVQKGKSRDTAWFAMLDCEWPARQRAFAAWLDPANFDAGGRHLRRLEEFR